A single Clostridium sp. AN503 DNA region contains:
- a CDS encoding HD domain-containing protein, giving the protein MKYIDSLREGMRISEVYLCKSKQIALTKAGKEYGNLVLQDKTGTVDAKIWDLGSPGVGNFEAMDYVCVDADVTVFMGSNQLNIKRVRKADEGEYVPADYLPVSSKDIRQMYTEFLGLIASVKNPYLKKLLESYFVEDAAFAKAFQFHSAAKSVHHGFVGGLLEHTLSVTKMCDYFSRTYPLLNRDLLLTAAMFHDIGKTKELSTFPENDYTDDGQLLGHIIIGTEMISERIRTIPGFPERLATELKHCILAHHGELQYGSPKKPAILEALALNFADNADAKMETMIEVLQGAGENQGWLGYNRLLETNIRKTSEC; this is encoded by the coding sequence ATGAAGTATATTGACAGCCTGCGGGAAGGCATGCGCATTTCGGAAGTATATCTGTGCAAATCCAAACAGATCGCACTGACGAAGGCGGGAAAAGAATACGGCAATCTGGTATTGCAGGACAAGACAGGCACAGTGGACGCCAAGATCTGGGACTTAGGTTCCCCGGGGGTCGGCAATTTTGAAGCGATGGATTATGTCTGCGTGGACGCGGACGTGACCGTATTCATGGGGTCCAACCAGCTGAATATCAAACGTGTCCGCAAGGCTGATGAAGGAGAATATGTCCCGGCCGACTATCTTCCGGTGTCCTCAAAGGATATCCGGCAGATGTACACAGAGTTTCTGGGGCTGATCGCCAGCGTAAAAAATCCGTATTTGAAGAAATTGCTTGAGAGTTATTTTGTGGAGGATGCGGCATTTGCAAAAGCCTTCCAGTTCCACAGCGCAGCCAAGAGCGTGCATCACGGATTCGTGGGCGGACTTCTGGAACATACGCTGAGCGTGACAAAGATGTGCGACTATTTTTCCAGGACTTACCCGCTGCTGAACCGGGATCTGCTCCTGACAGCGGCCATGTTCCATGACATTGGCAAGACGAAGGAGCTGTCCACCTTCCCGGAGAATGACTACACGGACGACGGCCAGCTTCTGGGCCATATCATCATCGGCACAGAGATGATCAGTGAACGGATCCGGACGATCCCCGGTTTCCCGGAGCGTCTTGCGACGGAGTTAAAGCACTGCATCCTGGCCCATCATGGGGAGCTGCAGTACGGATCGCCGAAAAAGCCCGCGATCTTAGAGGCGCTGGCCCTGAATTTTGCGGACAATGCGGACGCGAAGATGGAGACGATGATCGAGGTGCTGCAGGGAGCGGGAGAAAACCAGGGATGGCTGGGATATAACCGGCTGCTGGAGACCAATATCCGGAAGACCTCGGAGTGCTGA
- a CDS encoding response regulator transcription factor, translating to MAEKQRILIVDDDENIAELISLYLMKECYETHIVNDGEEALRVFPVFKPNLILLDLMLPGIDGYQVCRELRATSQVPIIMLSAKGEIFDKVLGLELGADDYMIKPFDSKELVARVKAVLRRYQSAPAPAAAAEKQQGDYVEYPDLIVNLTNYSVTYCGHSVEMPPKELELLYFLASSPNQVFTREQLLDHIWGYEYIGDTRTVDVHIKRLREKIKDHANWALTTVWGIGYKFEVKK from the coding sequence ATGGCTGAAAAACAGCGGATATTGATTGTAGACGACGATGAGAATATTGCAGAACTGATTTCCCTCTATCTGATGAAGGAATGTTACGAGACCCACATCGTCAATGACGGCGAAGAGGCCCTGAGGGTCTTTCCGGTATTTAAGCCCAACCTGATCCTTTTGGACCTGATGCTGCCGGGTATCGACGGCTATCAGGTATGCCGGGAGCTGCGGGCCACCTCCCAGGTGCCCATCATCATGCTGTCCGCCAAAGGCGAGATTTTCGACAAGGTGCTGGGGCTGGAGCTGGGCGCCGACGACTACATGATCAAGCCATTTGACTCCAAGGAGCTGGTGGCCCGGGTGAAAGCGGTGCTGCGCCGCTACCAGAGCGCCCCCGCCCCCGCCGCAGCCGCCGAGAAACAGCAGGGCGACTACGTGGAGTACCCGGATCTGATCGTCAACCTGACCAACTACTCCGTGACCTACTGCGGCCATTCCGTGGAGATGCCTCCGAAGGAGCTGGAGCTTTTATATTTCCTCGCCTCTTCACCCAACCAGGTATTTACCAGGGAGCAGCTTCTCGACCACATCTGGGGCTATGAGTACATTGGCGACACCCGGACTGTGGATGTGCATATCAAGCGGCTGAGGGAGAAGATCAAGGATCACGCCAACTGGGCGCTGACCACGGTGTGGGGGATAGGGTATAAGTTTGAGGTGAAAAAATAA
- a CDS encoding PDZ domain-containing protein → MPEVHDSGKGSGGNGKRRFINEKVVKPPLTRRQIAKRALAFFCVAVIFGVVAAVSFVVTMPFANRYLGGEPPKESSISIPKDELSESTEEETTAAATTAAESEPIEDRVQSALENYRYTVDDLNTMLGSLRQRVQAAGSGIVVVHSVQQEVDWFDNPVETTGLYAGAVIADTGQELLILTPEAAVEKADSIKVTFGDGKDVDGRMRQKDTITGMAIVSVNTSDVEESILKSVKEVPLGNSYTMREGDLIVAVGAPAGVVHSVNYGFVSYVLKNAQMVDQHCRLFYSDIPADVEKGTFLLNTSGELIGWAMEAHQGEESVHQGLGITEIMGISDYKGILEKLSNGRGAPYFGIMGQGVSETMAAQGLPEGIYVMNAIADGPAYNAGIQNGDIITAVDGRELLSMKDFQGMMDSLECGQLINVTVERNGRDQYTRLEFQVTVGAR, encoded by the coding sequence ATGCCTGAAGTACATGATTCAGGGAAGGGGTCGGGCGGAAACGGAAAACGGCGCTTTATCAACGAAAAAGTCGTAAAACCACCGCTGACCAGAAGGCAGATTGCAAAACGTGCGCTTGCCTTTTTCTGTGTTGCCGTTATTTTTGGGGTGGTTGCAGCGGTCAGCTTTGTGGTGACCATGCCGTTTGCGAACCGGTATCTGGGTGGGGAACCGCCTAAAGAATCATCGATCTCCATACCGAAGGACGAGCTTTCCGAGTCCACCGAGGAGGAGACCACGGCAGCAGCAACGACAGCCGCGGAGAGCGAGCCGATAGAGGACCGCGTCCAGTCGGCTCTTGAGAATTACCGTTATACGGTGGATGATTTGAACACGATGCTCGGCAGTCTGCGCCAGAGGGTACAGGCGGCGGGCAGCGGGATCGTTGTGGTGCATTCTGTGCAGCAGGAGGTAGACTGGTTTGACAATCCGGTGGAGACCACGGGCCTGTATGCGGGCGCAGTGATCGCCGACACAGGACAGGAGCTTTTGATCCTGACACCGGAGGCGGCGGTGGAAAAAGCCGATTCCATCAAGGTGACTTTCGGGGACGGCAAGGATGTGGACGGCCGGATGCGTCAGAAGGATACCATTACTGGTATGGCGATCGTCAGCGTGAACACGTCAGACGTGGAGGAGAGCATTTTAAAATCCGTGAAAGAAGTTCCGCTTGGCAACTCCTACACTATGCGGGAAGGGGATCTGATCGTGGCGGTGGGAGCTCCGGCGGGGGTGGTCCATTCCGTGAACTACGGATTTGTTTCCTATGTCCTGAAAAATGCCCAGATGGTGGATCAGCACTGCCGGCTGTTTTATTCGGATATTCCGGCGGATGTGGAAAAAGGCACATTTTTGCTCAACACGTCGGGTGAGCTGATCGGCTGGGCCATGGAGGCGCATCAGGGTGAGGAGAGTGTCCATCAGGGCCTGGGTATCACGGAGATCATGGGCATTTCAGATTATAAGGGTATTTTGGAGAAGCTGAGCAATGGCCGCGGCGCCCCATATTTCGGTATTATGGGCCAGGGGGTATCGGAGACTATGGCGGCCCAGGGGCTGCCGGAGGGGATCTATGTGATGAATGCCATCGCGGACGGCCCGGCCTACAATGCGGGAATCCAGAACGGGGACATCATCACCGCTGTGGATGGCAGGGAGCTGCTTTCCATGAAGGATTTTCAGGGTATGATGGACAGCCTGGAGTGCGGTCAGCTGATCAATGTCACCGTGGAGCGCAACGGGCGCGACCAGTACACGCGTCTGGAGTTCCAGGTGACGGTGGGCGCCAGGTAG
- a CDS encoding endonuclease MutS2, whose product MNQKALKTLEYDKIIAQLTEYAASAPGKLLCRNLLPASNIEEIRQAQAETTDAATRVRMKGSLSLSGIRDIRDSLKRLEIGSSLGILELLSVSSLLTVAARAKAYGRHEESEEFPDDSLDEMFRTLEPLTPVNNEIKRCILSEDELSDDASPGLRHVRRSMKGINDRIHTQLNSILNSNRSYLQDAVITMRDGRYCLPVKSEHKGQVNGMVHDQSATGSTLFIEPMAVIQLNNELRALEIQEQKEIEAVLATLSNQLIPYTEELALNLEILTRLDFIFAKAALSRHYKCSEPKFNTDGFIHIKDGRHPLLDPQKVVPITVWLGKDFDLLIITGPNTGGKTVSLKTVGLFTLMGQAGLHIPAFDGSELAVFDEVFADIGDEQSIEQSLSTFSAHMTNIVDILGKADSRSLCLFDELGAGTDPTEGAALAIAILNFLHNMKCRTMATTHYSELKIYALSTPGVENACCEFDVQTLRPTYRLLIGIPGKSNAFAISKKLGLPDYIIDDAKNHIEAEDETFEDIISHLEESRLTIEKERAEIQSYKEEIARLKSGLEQKEERFDERRDKMIRSANEEAQRILREAKETADRTIKNINKLALSSGVDTKALEAERARLRDNLKKVESGLTLKQDTKPRKAINPKTLKIGDGVRVLSMNLKGTVSTLPDAQGNLFVQMGILRSRVKLDDLELIQENSVSGPGLDSRRKGSGSSGIKMSKSASVSPEINLLGMTVDEAVAHLDKYLDDAYIAHLPQVRVVHGKGTGALRAGVHKHLKRLKYVKEFHLGEIGEGDAGVTIVVFK is encoded by the coding sequence ATGAACCAAAAAGCATTAAAAACTTTAGAATATGACAAGATTATCGCGCAGCTGACCGAGTACGCCGCATCGGCTCCCGGCAAACTGCTGTGCAGAAACCTGCTGCCTGCTTCCAATATCGAGGAGATCCGGCAGGCACAGGCAGAGACCACCGACGCGGCCACCCGTGTCCGCATGAAGGGCAGCTTATCTTTAAGCGGCATCCGGGATATCCGCGATTCCCTAAAGCGTTTAGAGATCGGCAGCTCTCTCGGCATCCTGGAACTGCTCTCCGTCAGCTCCCTGCTGACCGTAGCCGCACGGGCCAAGGCTTATGGCAGGCACGAGGAATCCGAGGAATTTCCGGATGATTCCTTAGATGAGATGTTCCGCACCTTAGAGCCGCTCACCCCGGTCAACAACGAGATCAAGCGCTGCATCCTGTCCGAGGATGAGTTGAGCGACGACGCCAGCCCCGGGCTGCGCCATGTGCGCCGCTCCATGAAGGGAATCAATGACCGGATCCACACCCAGCTAAACAGCATTTTGAATTCCAACCGCAGCTATCTGCAGGATGCAGTCATCACCATGCGCGACGGGCGCTACTGCCTGCCGGTCAAGTCCGAACACAAGGGCCAGGTAAACGGCATGGTGCACGACCAGTCCGCCACCGGTTCCACCCTGTTCATCGAGCCGATGGCTGTCATCCAGCTCAACAATGAGCTGCGCGCTTTAGAGATCCAGGAGCAAAAAGAGATCGAAGCCGTGCTGGCAACCCTGAGCAACCAGCTTATCCCCTACACGGAGGAACTGGCGTTAAACCTTGAGATCCTGACGCGGCTGGACTTTATTTTTGCAAAAGCAGCCCTGTCCCGCCACTATAAATGCAGCGAGCCAAAGTTCAACACCGATGGATTCATCCACATTAAAGACGGACGCCATCCGCTTTTGGACCCGCAGAAGGTGGTTCCGATCACGGTCTGGCTGGGCAAGGATTTCGACCTGCTGATCATCACCGGACCCAACACCGGCGGCAAGACCGTTTCCCTAAAGACCGTGGGCCTGTTTACCCTGATGGGGCAGGCAGGGCTCCATATCCCGGCCTTTGACGGCTCGGAGCTGGCGGTATTTGACGAGGTATTTGCGGATATCGGCGACGAGCAGAGTATTGAGCAGAGTTTGAGTACGTTTTCCGCCCACATGACCAATATCGTGGACATCCTTGGGAAAGCGGACAGCCGTTCCCTGTGCCTTTTTGACGAGCTGGGCGCAGGTACGGACCCGACGGAGGGCGCTGCACTTGCCATCGCCATACTTAATTTTCTGCACAACATGAAATGCCGGACCATGGCAACGACCCATTATAGTGAGCTCAAGATCTATGCCTTAAGTACTCCGGGTGTGGAGAACGCCTGCTGCGAGTTCGACGTCCAGACCCTGCGGCCCACCTACCGGCTGCTGATCGGCATCCCCGGCAAGAGCAATGCCTTTGCCATTTCCAAAAAACTGGGGCTGCCGGACTATATCATCGATGATGCAAAGAACCACATCGAGGCGGAGGACGAGACCTTTGAGGACATCATCAGCCACTTGGAGGAGAGCCGCCTGACCATCGAGAAGGAGCGGGCGGAGATCCAGTCCTACAAGGAGGAGATCGCCCGTCTCAAATCCGGTCTGGAGCAGAAGGAAGAGCGTTTTGACGAACGCCGCGACAAGATGATCCGTTCCGCCAACGAGGAGGCCCAGAGGATCCTCCGGGAGGCCAAGGAGACTGCCGACCGCACCATCAAGAATATCAACAAGCTGGCCCTGTCCTCCGGTGTGGATACAAAAGCCCTGGAAGCAGAGCGCGCCAGGCTGCGTGACAACCTAAAGAAGGTGGAGAGCGGCCTTACCCTCAAGCAGGACACAAAGCCCCGCAAGGCCATCAACCCCAAGACCTTAAAGATCGGCGACGGGGTCCGGGTGCTCTCCATGAACCTAAAGGGCACCGTCAGTACCCTTCCGGACGCCCAGGGCAACTTATTTGTGCAGATGGGCATCCTCCGTTCGCGGGTGAAGTTGGACGACCTGGAGCTGATCCAGGAGAATTCCGTCAGCGGCCCCGGCCTGGACAGCCGCCGGAAAGGCTCCGGCAGCAGCGGCATCAAGATGTCCAAGTCCGCCAGCGTTTCCCCGGAGATCAACCTTTTGGGCATGACCGTGGACGAGGCGGTGGCGCATTTGGACAAATATTTAGACGACGCCTATATCGCCCACCTGCCCCAGGTGCGGGTAGTACACGGCAAGGGCACCGGAGCGCTGCGGGCCGGAGTCCACAAACATTTAAAGCGGTTAAAATATGTAAAAGAATTTCATCTGGGCGAGATCGGCGAAGGCGACGCCGGAGTGACCATTGTTGTATTTAAGTAA